The Zingiber officinale cultivar Zhangliang chromosome 2A, Zo_v1.1, whole genome shotgun sequence genomic sequence ATCAAATTTGTAAATAAGTAAAAAGCTctaaaaatgaataaataagcTTGTAATATCAAGCTCAActaaacaaaccaaactcaagtcaTGCTTGAACAAAGCTCGTAAAAAAGAAATCAAGCCAAACTTGGATACTCATTGTAATAGCTTAAGTCATAACTACGACAAATAATCCTTCCACTCAATACctaatttacctcccttcatctCACAGTAGGACCGGTGATGAGGGCGCTTGACATGAGCGTTATCACGTTTTTGCATCATTGGTTCAGTTTAGGCTCGACTGATTTGACACAACACAAAGCTTAGCTCATTTACCTCCCTAAtaatgtttaaattttattttatattaattatatataagaTAGAGTCGAGTGGTGATGATCATTTGGAATGTTGAGATCCTATTTTTTTATAATGTTTATTCCTGGAAGTACAAATTTTTCCATCCAATGGAAGTTTTTCATCGGCCATTAGAGTAAAAATCTTGAAGCGCAAATGGCGGATCGCCCAGCAACCTAGCATCCCTATGAGAAAAATGTTCTACACTGTATCATAATTAGGAATCGAACTGTGAATGCTTGAGAGACTACATAGTCACTCTACCACTGCACCGTAGCCCGATGGCTTGAGAATGAGATATAATTTTGGTATGGCAGGCAGTGGCGGATCACAATCAATTGGATGGTAGTTCTCTGTTCACGTCAAGCAGATCAACAGAGATATAATCTGAGGGTATTCGAGTGGAAGGAATCCAGAACGACCGACTTTGTTTTCTGCATTCAAATGCTCACACCTTCAAATCGATGGGAATTAATGGCGGCTCCAACTGCTCTCCTCCTTGGTTGGTGGCAGCATTAACTCTTTCCCCACCCGTCCTCTTCTTCTTAATGGCCTCTTGGAAAGCAGAGGAGAGCAGGGGAGTGAGCAGAGCAACGATGGCCGGCGAGCACACGCTCCTGTCGACGGAGATCGTAAACAGAGGTATCGAGGCCTCTGGCCCCGACGCCGGCTCGCTTACCTTCTCAATCAGGGTGCGGCGGCGGCTGCCGGACTTCCTCCAGTCGGTGAACCTCAAGTACGTCAAGCTGGGCTACCACTACCTCATCAGCCACGCCGTGTACTTGACCACCATCCCAGTGCTCGTGGTGGTGTTCAGCGCCGAGGTGGGCAGCTTGAGCAGGGAGGAGCTGTGGAGGAAGCTGTGGGAGGAGACGAGCTATGACTTCGCCACCGTGCTCGCCTTCTTCGCCGTCCTGGCCTTCACTGTCGCCGTCTACTTCATGTCCAAGCCGCGCCCCGTCTACCTCGTCGACTTCGCCTGCTACCGTCCCTCCGACGAGTTAAAGGTCAGCGAACATTTTTTGTGCGAGTGAGATCGATAGTGTTCTAAAGATATAATCTTGGATCAGGTGTCGAACGAGGAGTTCATGGAGCTGGCGAAGAAGTCGGGGAAGTTTGACGAGGAGAGCCTGGTTTTCCAGCGGCGGATCCTCAAGTCGTCGGGGATCGGCGACGAGACGTACATGCCGCGGTCGCTGTTCGCGCCGGGCAATTGCGCGACCATGAAGGAGGGCCGGGCAGAGGCATCGACGGCCATGTTTGCCGTCCTGGACGAGCTCTTCGACAAGTGCCGTGTCCGCCCCAAGGACGTCGGCGTTCTCGTCGTCAACTGCAGCCTCTTCAACCCCACGCCGTCGCTCTCCGCCATGATCGTCAACCACTACAAGATGCGAGGCAACATCCTGAGCTACAACCTCGGTGGCATGGGCTGCAGCGCCGGCGTCATCGCCCTCGACCTCGCCCGCGACATGCTGCAGGCAAACCCTAGCAACTACGCCGTCATCGTCAGCACGGAGGCCGTCTCCTTCACCTGGTACACCGGCCGCAACCGCTCCATGCTCATCCCCAATTGCTTCTTCCGCATGGGCTGCTCCGCCGTGCTGCTCTCTAACCGCCGCCGCGACTTCCACCGCGCCAAGTACCGCCTTGAGCACATTGTGAGGACTCACAAAGGCGCCGACGAACGGAGCTTCAGGTATCAACAGCTAAGAACTACGAAATTCGTACCAAATCTACCCTA encodes the following:
- the LOC122041267 gene encoding 3-ketoacyl-CoA synthase 10-like, encoding MGINGGSNCSPPWLVAALTLSPPVLFFLMASWKAEESRGVSRATMAGEHTLLSTEIVNRGIEASGPDAGSLTFSIRVRRRLPDFLQSVNLKYVKLGYHYLISHAVYLTTIPVLVVVFSAEVGSLSREELWRKLWEETSYDFATVLAFFAVLAFTVAVYFMSKPRPVYLVDFACYRPSDELKVSNEEFMELAKKSGKFDEESLVFQRRILKSSGIGDETYMPRSLFAPGNCATMKEGRAEASTAMFAVLDELFDKCRVRPKDVGVLVVNCSLFNPTPSLSAMIVNHYKMRGNILSYNLGGMGCSAGVIALDLARDMLQANPSNYAVIVSTEAVSFTWYTGRNRSMLIPNCFFRMGCSAVLLSNRRRDFHRAKYRLEHIVRTHKGADERSFRCVYQEEDEERIKGLSISRDLMEVGGHALKANITTLGPLVLPFSEQLLFFTTLLYRHFFPKSPAADGGASAAASKPYIPDYKLAFEHFCIHAASKAVLDALQRNLELEDRHMDAARATLHRFGNTSSSSIWYELAYLEAKGHVRRGDRVWQIAFGSGFKCNSAVWKAMRRVRRPIRSPWLGCVDRYPINDC